Proteins encoded together in one Pontiella desulfatans window:
- a CDS encoding sulfatase encodes MSLFNRVGLHCAWLAMFCGCTLAAERVAVDGRASKQPNILFLCVDDLRPDIGAYGRSDLVTPNIDRLAARGARFDRAYVCYPLCSPSRAGVLTGLRVGFGKHNEQIQAQDTLPRTLKNAGYYTAVNGKLYHGGVIKSEKDAWDVAGEKWHDGIQDWSDDLAAKVVAHGGRADAWDHLVATGQGSGDLVWASMDVDDNALNDGKTASKTIELLRNRPKDKPFFIAAGFVRPHLPWIAPKKYYDLYPESGEALAYMPDGAPREFTRLQKKYILGNKASVTGWNEGVDDETARGLIRGYRASTSYVDAQIGRVIEELKAQGIENDTIIVIWGDHGWHLTDHGMWRKNTPYHVALRCPMIIVAPGRGVSGQVVGSVVETVDLYPTLLDLAGLPTPAAVDFDGKSLVPLLDNTQAELGGGVAYYAAKKGYGLVTEQYRFFMLDGYGKDLFDLSADIHEWNDLADDPEYAGLVEEYTKKTKAAWSLP; translated from the coding sequence ATGTCATTGTTTAATCGTGTCGGGTTGCATTGTGCATGGCTTGCCATGTTCTGTGGTTGTACTTTGGCGGCAGAGCGTGTTGCGGTAGATGGGAGGGCATCCAAACAGCCCAATATCCTGTTCCTGTGCGTGGATGACTTGCGCCCTGATATTGGAGCCTACGGTCGTTCCGATCTGGTTACCCCGAATATTGACCGCCTCGCCGCACGAGGAGCACGTTTTGACCGCGCCTATGTCTGCTATCCGTTATGTTCGCCATCGCGCGCCGGGGTGCTGACGGGGTTGCGCGTGGGGTTTGGCAAGCATAATGAGCAGATTCAGGCTCAGGATACCCTGCCCAGAACGCTGAAAAATGCCGGATATTACACGGCGGTAAACGGAAAGCTTTACCATGGCGGCGTAATTAAATCGGAAAAGGATGCCTGGGATGTTGCGGGAGAAAAATGGCATGACGGGATTCAGGATTGGTCAGATGATTTAGCCGCCAAGGTGGTGGCCCATGGAGGAAGGGCAGATGCCTGGGATCATCTGGTGGCGACAGGGCAGGGCTCGGGAGACCTTGTATGGGCCTCGATGGATGTGGACGATAATGCCCTTAATGATGGGAAAACCGCATCGAAAACCATCGAGCTGCTTCGGAACCGTCCCAAGGATAAGCCTTTTTTTATTGCCGCCGGCTTCGTGCGTCCGCACCTGCCATGGATTGCGCCGAAAAAATACTACGACCTCTATCCGGAAAGCGGCGAGGCATTGGCGTATATGCCGGACGGAGCTCCACGGGAGTTTACCCGCCTGCAAAAAAAATACATTCTCGGTAATAAGGCTTCTGTGACGGGCTGGAATGAGGGTGTGGATGATGAAACGGCGAGAGGGCTCATTCGCGGATATAGGGCAAGTACATCCTACGTAGATGCACAGATCGGGCGGGTTATTGAAGAGTTGAAGGCTCAGGGCATCGAAAACGACACGATCATTGTCATCTGGGGCGATCATGGCTGGCACCTGACCGATCATGGAATGTGGCGGAAAAACACACCCTACCATGTTGCGCTTCGTTGTCCGATGATTATTGTGGCCCCCGGGCGGGGAGTGTCCGGGCAGGTGGTGGGCAGCGTGGTCGAAACGGTCGATCTATATCCGACCCTGCTGGATCTTGCGGGCCTCCCGACCCCAGCCGCGGTAGACTTCGATGGAAAGAGCCTTGTCCCGTTGCTGGATAATACGCAAGCAGAGCTTGGGGGTGGTGTGGCGTATTATGCGGCCAAGAAAGGCTATGGCTTGGTTACAGAGCAGTACCGTTTCTTTATGTTGGATGGGTATGGAAAGGATTTGTTTGACCTTTCAGCCGATATTCACGAGTGGAATGACCTGGCTGATGATCCGGAATACGCGGGGCTTGTTGAGGAGTATACGAAGAAAACAAAAGCGGCCTGGAGCCTGCCGTAA
- a CDS encoding leucine-rich repeat domain-containing protein: protein MKYWILSMVLLMGAASSSGVVILMDYSDGGSDGFHDVAVRDGGFENVVDSALHDARTYAEMPDWDNLTGLDTKTLGRTNLALSTYGPRNAVISEGRTPGQNMGHTIQSGDIFQGSMMWRDSGSWDADDQIKVILFYTSDNTLTGAATDLITWNSGPRTGVETWEKKTFPSTGFVDALAVGKTLMVRFEVEAEDLHFARMDDLYLEVTSNGEPQPSELLLTNLMRSAGTVTVEWNQLTDRYILVASGVLDGMRTNGLTVASGTVPAQSASFSYEAETGFFQLIRNIAALENIISPVLVSAVKEQSTVLAPSNKVYDAEVESIVSLQLSESAFSIGELTYFPHLKSLDLKGVGLTGLGSLSSLSSIQWLNLSSNAFASASLPALPAQVEALQLEANQLTDLSMMEPLVHLRWLDLEDNQLTDLSSLVTNAANGGLGDGDEVWVRGNPLGATALTQISILQSTYNVKVVYE from the coding sequence ATGAAATATTGGATATTATCGATGGTGCTTCTAATGGGCGCTGCATCCTCTTCGGGCGTTGTAATCCTCATGGATTACAGTGATGGTGGTAGTGATGGATTTCACGATGTGGCGGTGCGTGATGGGGGCTTTGAGAATGTAGTCGACAGTGCCCTTCACGATGCTCGTACCTATGCCGAAATGCCCGATTGGGATAATCTGACGGGGCTTGATACAAAGACACTTGGTCGTACCAACCTGGCTTTATCAACGTATGGACCGCGCAATGCGGTCATCTCAGAGGGTCGTACGCCCGGTCAGAACATGGGCCATACAATCCAGAGCGGAGATATCTTTCAGGGCTCAATGATGTGGCGCGATTCCGGGAGTTGGGATGCAGATGATCAAATCAAGGTGATCCTTTTTTATACGAGCGACAATACACTAACCGGAGCCGCAACCGATCTCATCACCTGGAATTCCGGCCCGCGAACGGGTGTTGAGACGTGGGAGAAAAAGACCTTTCCGTCGACGGGCTTTGTCGACGCACTCGCAGTAGGAAAAACGTTAATGGTTCGCTTTGAAGTGGAGGCAGAGGATTTGCATTTTGCCCGTATGGATGATCTGTATCTAGAGGTCACTTCCAATGGAGAGCCGCAACCATCTGAATTGTTGCTGACTAACCTGATGCGGTCGGCTGGTACGGTGACCGTCGAGTGGAATCAACTGACCGACCGATATATCCTCGTTGCATCGGGTGTGTTGGACGGCATGCGGACGAATGGCTTAACAGTCGCTTCCGGAACGGTCCCAGCTCAGTCGGCCTCCTTCTCGTATGAGGCCGAAACAGGATTCTTTCAACTCATACGCAACATCGCTGCCCTTGAGAACATTATCAGCCCGGTATTGGTTTCGGCCGTCAAAGAGCAATCGACGGTGTTGGCACCTTCCAACAAGGTTTATGATGCCGAAGTGGAGTCGATCGTGAGTTTGCAACTGAGCGAATCCGCTTTTTCCATTGGTGAATTAACCTATTTTCCGCACCTTAAATCGCTGGATCTAAAAGGCGTTGGGCTCACAGGGTTAGGCTCACTATCCTCTCTTTCTTCGATACAGTGGCTTAATCTTTCATCGAATGCATTCGCCAGTGCTTCGCTGCCGGCTCTCCCTGCTCAAGTAGAGGCGCTACAGCTTGAGGCCAATCAGCTCACCGATCTTTCCATGATGGAGCCGCTGGTTCATCTTCGATGGCTCGATCTCGAAGATAACCAGCTCACCGATCTTTCATCCCTTGTTACCAATGCCGCAAACGGTGGGCTGGGAGATGGCGATGAGGTGTGGGTACGCGGCAATCCTCTCGGTGCAACGGCCTTGACGCAGATCTCAATATTGCAATCTACGTATAATGTGAAGGTGGTCTACGAATGA